From the genome of Geminocystis herdmanii PCC 6308, one region includes:
- a CDS encoding aspartate aminotransferase: MKISWINRADRLKALPPYVFARLDELKIKAREQGLDLIDLGMGNPDGATPQPIIDAAKEALNVTKYHGYPPFEGTANFRQAIANWYQRRYQVDLSADSEALPLLGSKEGLSHLALAYVNQGDTVIVPSPSYPAHYRGPAIAGANIYAPILKAEQDWVLDLKSIPEDVAQKAKILYFNYPNNPTSATAPRSFFEEVVSWAKHYEIMLVHDLAYAELAFEGYEPTSLLQIEGGKDIGVEFHTLSKTYNMAGWRVGFVVGNSDIIQGLRTLKTNLDYGIFSVIQAAAETALQLPDTYIQQVQKRYQERRDFVIDGLSKLGWSMKPSKATMYLWVEVPRNSNSTDFALDLLQKTGVVVTPGNAFGEGGEGYVRLSLIADCPRLGEALKRWENAGIHY, from the coding sequence ATGAAAATTAGTTGGATTAACCGTGCCGATCGATTGAAAGCCTTACCACCGTATGTTTTTGCCCGTTTAGATGAATTGAAAATCAAAGCCAGAGAGCAAGGTTTAGATTTGATAGACTTAGGTATGGGCAACCCTGATGGTGCAACTCCGCAACCCATTATAGATGCAGCAAAAGAGGCTTTAAATGTTACCAAATATCACGGTTATCCCCCTTTTGAGGGTACGGCAAATTTTCGTCAAGCCATCGCTAATTGGTATCAAAGACGTTACCAAGTAGATTTGAGTGCCGATAGCGAAGCATTACCATTATTAGGCTCAAAAGAAGGTTTATCACACCTTGCCTTAGCCTATGTTAATCAAGGAGATACCGTTATTGTACCAAGTCCATCTTACCCTGCTCATTACCGAGGACCTGCCATTGCCGGGGCAAATATTTATGCGCCAATTCTCAAAGCAGAACAAGACTGGGTGTTAGACTTAAAAAGTATTCCCGAAGATGTTGCCCAAAAAGCGAAAATTCTTTACTTTAACTATCCTAATAATCCTACCAGTGCCACCGCTCCCCGCAGTTTTTTTGAAGAAGTAGTATCATGGGCAAAACATTACGAGATTATGTTAGTTCATGATTTGGCTTATGCAGAATTAGCCTTTGAAGGATACGAACCCACAAGTTTATTGCAAATTGAAGGGGGGAAGGATATAGGGGTAGAATTTCATACTTTGTCAAAAACCTATAATATGGCTGGTTGGCGTGTGGGTTTTGTGGTAGGTAACAGCGACATTATTCAAGGATTGCGCACTCTCAAAACTAACCTTGACTATGGCATTTTTAGCGTGATTCAAGCTGCCGCCGAAACCGCTTTACAACTTCCTGATACTTATATTCAACAAGTACAAAAGCGCTATCAAGAAAGACGAGATTTCGTCATTGACGGATTAAGTAAATTGGGATGGAGTATGAAACCATCTAAGGCAACTATGTATTTATGGGTAGAAGTGCCTCGTAATTCTAATTCGACGGATTTTGCCCTCGATTTATTACAGAAAACTGGAGTAGTCGTCACCCCCGGCAATGCTTTTGGTGAAGGGGGAGAAGGTTATGTGCGTCTGAGTTTAATTGCTGATTGCCCTCGATTGGGAGAAGCCTTAAAACGTTGGGAAAATGCAGGTATTCACTATTAA
- a CDS encoding site-2 protease family protein, with product MELIILFLVLSTLSYIIIKRNIAKITKTPTWLLWLALMIPPLIWVGWYLTNPKNSMPSLLVFIPLILSPILYIWLIEIGKITPEKPSNLESSEVQKSANPLNNDNVSGENSQKNKTPPINPQEEKALRDCFPWGVYYLQKIDYLPQAILCLGKLMTAPEKAYPTIKSNLEKVFDDRFLIIFQETLQGQPFFALVPNPHSVTIKTKLPEEKLTRPVTAIILLFLTLLTTTIIGAEISGVQVTELETNPELILEGLPYSLSLIAILGIHELSHYLFAVYYKIKTTLPYFIPIPFFLGTFGAFISIKSPMPNRKAVFDVAIAGPLGGFLVTIPVLVWGLAYSHVVDMPDRVSMLQFDALDPRFSFLLAVLAKLVMGSQLVADKAIALHPAAIAGYIGLIVTALNLMPVGQLDGGHIVHAMFGQGKAVIVGQITRVLMIILALVRGEFLLWAIILIFMPVVDQPALNDVTELDNGRDLLGLFSLILLIVILLPLPTTVAQWLNL from the coding sequence ATGGAATTAATTATTCTTTTCTTAGTACTCAGTACCCTTAGCTACATCATAATTAAACGCAATATTGCCAAGATAACAAAAACCCCCACTTGGTTATTATGGTTAGCTTTAATGATACCGCCATTAATTTGGGTGGGATGGTATCTGACGAATCCGAAAAATTCCATGCCCTCTTTATTAGTCTTTATTCCCCTAATTCTTTCCCCTATACTCTATATTTGGTTGATTGAAATCGGAAAAATAACCCCTGAGAAACCATCTAATTTAGAGTCTTCTGAAGTACAAAAATCCGCAAATCCCTTAAATAATGATAATGTTTCTGGGGAAAATTCTCAGAAGAATAAAACACCCCCCATTAATCCACAGGAGGAAAAAGCCTTGAGAGATTGTTTTCCTTGGGGAGTTTATTACCTTCAAAAAATTGATTATTTACCCCAAGCCATCCTTTGTTTAGGGAAATTAATGACAGCGCCAGAAAAAGCCTATCCCACCATCAAAAGTAATTTAGAAAAGGTTTTTGACGATCGATTTTTAATTATCTTCCAAGAAACCCTACAAGGTCAACCTTTTTTTGCCTTAGTGCCAAATCCCCATTCTGTCACCATTAAAACTAAGTTACCCGAAGAAAAATTAACTCGTCCTGTCACCGCTATAATCTTATTATTCCTAACCCTATTAACTACCACCATTATCGGTGCAGAAATTAGCGGAGTACAAGTCACAGAATTAGAAACAAATCCTGAATTGATTTTAGAAGGGTTGCCCTATAGTCTCTCCCTAATCGCCATTTTAGGGATTCACGAATTAAGTCATTATCTATTTGCTGTTTACTATAAAATCAAAACAACTTTACCCTATTTCATCCCCATTCCCTTCTTTTTAGGTACTTTTGGGGCATTTATTTCCATTAAATCTCCCATGCCTAACCGTAAAGCCGTTTTTGATGTGGCGATCGCCGGTCCTTTAGGGGGATTTTTAGTTACTATCCCCGTATTAGTCTGGGGTTTAGCCTATTCCCATGTGGTGGATATGCCCGATCGAGTCAGTATGTTACAGTTTGACGCATTAGACCCTCGTTTTTCTTTTTTACTGGCAGTATTGGCTAAATTAGTCATGGGGAGTCAATTAGTGGCAGACAAGGCAATCGCACTACATCCTGCCGCCATAGCTGGTTATATTGGCTTAATCGTCACCGCCTTAAACTTGATGCCTGTAGGACAATTAGACGGTGGACATATAGTTCATGCTATGTTTGGGCAAGGAAAAGCCGTTATAGTAGGGCAAATTACCCGGGTTTTAATGATCATATTAGCCTTAGTGCGAGGAGAGTTTTTATTATGGGCAATCATCTTAATTTTTATGCCCGTAGTAGATCAACCCGCCTTAAACGATGTGACAGAATTAGATAACGGTAGAGACTTACTAGGCTTATTTTCCCTCATTTTACTCATTGTCATCTTATTACCTCTACCCACCACCGTGGCACAATGGCTCAATTTATAG
- a CDS encoding peptidylprolyl isomerase: MTININPFNTLVVNANSNDTILNLFQYFDDPFTTGKIATFNLYDNNLGNGEINVLLFDQNGEGAPLTVNNFLQYVDDNAYVNSIIHRSLPNFVIQGGGFTTNNLEVNNIQTNPPVVNEFSSNRSNTRGTIAMAKLGGDPNSATSQWFFNVANNASNLDYQNGGFTVFGEVLSGNDLNTIDSIASLSTIDARVTNPAFTNLPVINSPVNDDNDLVRFENITVTDVPELSFTIQNNTNPSLVTSTINNQGEILFDYHSNTNGVAEITIQATNLLGETQNNTVRVLVLVTDDTLDGGTGADSMVGGAGNDTYYVDNVNDVVIERLNEGIDTVISTITYTLPNHVENLTLSGTANINGTGNTLNNIISGNSGNNKLSGGGGNDTLNGGTGADTMFGGSGDDLYYVDNTGDRVIEKANQGIDTVISTITYTLPNHVENLTLSGSANLNGTGNGLNNVIRGNSGNNILNGGAGADTMRGGAGNDTYYVDNTGDRVIENVNQGTDTVRSTITYTLPNHVEYLILTGAANINGTGNTLDNRITGNSGNNRLIGGDGNDTLIAGAGNDTLSGGVGADSMVGGLGNDLYGVDHPGDVIVEALNGGIDTVNSSITYTLPDNVENLKLTGTTNISGTGNILNNVITGNSGNNRLNGGDGNDTLIGGEGNDTLSGGVGADSMVGGSGNDLYGVDHPGDVIVEALNGGIDTVNSSITYTLGANLENLTLTGTTNISGTGNILNNVIRGNSGNNRLNGGDGNDTLIGGEGNDTLSGGVGADSMVGGSGNDLYGVDHPGDVIVEALNGGIDTVNSSITYTLGANLENLTLTGTTNISGTGNILNNVITGNSGNNRLIGGDGNDTLIGGAGNDTLSGGTGADSMIGGLGNDLYGVDHPGDMIVEALNGGIDTVNSSITYTLGANLENLTLTGTTNISGTGNTLNNVIIGNSGNNILTGGAGNDTLTGGGGNDTLIGGIGNDTLTGGSGNDFFRFNSSNEGLDRITDFSVIDDTILISRSGFGGGLTVGTLLSTQFIIGASATTSAHRFIYNSSTGGLFFDVDGSGATSAVQFATLSTGLALTNADIVVI; the protein is encoded by the coding sequence ATGACTATCAATATCAACCCTTTTAATACTTTAGTTGTCAATGCTAACAGTAATGATACTATTCTAAATCTATTTCAATATTTTGATGATCCTTTTACCACTGGGAAAATTGCCACTTTTAACTTATACGACAACAACCTTGGTAATGGAGAAATTAATGTTTTATTATTTGATCAAAATGGAGAAGGTGCGCCCCTAACAGTTAACAATTTTTTACAATATGTTGACGATAACGCCTATGTTAACTCTATTATCCATCGATCTCTACCGAATTTTGTCATTCAAGGAGGCGGTTTTACCACTAATAATTTGGAGGTGAATAATATACAAACAAATCCTCCAGTGGTTAACGAGTTTAGCTCAAATCGTTCTAATACAAGGGGTACAATCGCTATGGCAAAGTTAGGAGGTGATCCTAATAGTGCTACAAGTCAATGGTTTTTTAATGTAGCTAATAACGCCAGTAATTTAGATTATCAAAATGGTGGTTTTACTGTCTTTGGTGAAGTACTTTCTGGAAATGACTTAAATACTATAGATTCGATCGCATCTTTATCTACTATTGACGCTAGGGTTACAAATCCCGCTTTTACTAACCTACCCGTAATTAATTCTCCCGTAAATGACGACAATGATTTAGTTAGATTCGAGAATATCACCGTTACTGATGTACCTGAATTGAGTTTTACCATCCAAAATAACACCAATCCTAGTTTAGTTACTTCTACCATTAACAATCAGGGAGAAATTTTATTTGATTACCATAGCAATACCAATGGTGTCGCTGAAATTACCATCCAAGCTACCAATTTATTAGGAGAAACTCAAAACAATACTGTCAGAGTCTTAGTCTTAGTTACTGATGATACCCTTGATGGTGGCACGGGTGCGGATAGTATGGTAGGAGGTGCTGGTAACGATACCTACTATGTGGATAATGTTAATGATGTAGTGATAGAAAGACTAAATGAGGGCATAGACACTGTTATTTCCACCATCACCTATACCTTACCCAACCATGTAGAAAACTTAACCTTAAGTGGCACTGCGAATATTAACGGCACGGGTAATACTCTGAATAACATAATCAGTGGTAACAGTGGTAATAACAAGCTAAGTGGAGGCGGTGGTAATGATACCTTAAATGGTGGTACTGGTGCAGATACTATGTTTGGCGGTAGTGGTGATGATCTTTACTATGTGGATAATACGGGCGATCGAGTCATTGAAAAAGCTAATCAAGGTATTGATACAGTTATCTCAACCATTACTTACACTTTACCTAACCATGTAGAAAACTTAACCTTAAGTGGTAGTGCAAATCTCAACGGTACGGGAAACGGATTAAATAATGTCATCAGGGGTAACAGTGGTAATAATATCCTTAATGGGGGTGCAGGTGCAGATACCATGAGAGGAGGTGCAGGTAACGATACCTATTATGTGGATAATACGGGCGATCGAGTTATCGAAAATGTCAATCAGGGTACAGATACGGTTCGATCGACCATCACCTATACTTTACCGAATCATGTGGAATACTTAATCTTAACCGGTGCAGCAAACATTAATGGTACAGGCAATACTTTAGATAACCGTATCACTGGTAACAGTGGTAATAATCGCCTTATCGGTGGTGATGGTAATGATACCCTTATTGCTGGTGCGGGGAATGATACCTTATCTGGGGGAGTGGGTGCAGATAGTATGGTAGGAGGATTAGGAAATGATCTTTACGGTGTAGATCATCCGGGGGATGTGATTGTGGAAGCCTTGAATGGTGGTATCGATACCGTGAATAGTTCCATTACTTACACATTGCCTGACAACGTCGAAAATCTGAAGTTAACAGGCACAACCAATATTAGTGGTACAGGGAATATCTTAAATAACGTCATCACTGGTAACAGTGGCAATAATCGCCTTAATGGTGGTGATGGTAACGATACCTTAATCGGTGGTGAGGGGAATGATACCTTATCAGGAGGAGTGGGTGCCGATAGTATGGTAGGGGGTAGTGGAAATGATCTTTACGGTGTAGATCATCCGGGGGATGTGATTGTGGAAGCCTTGAATGGTGGTATCGATACCGTGAATAGTTCCATTACCTACACACTGGGAGCAAACTTAGAAAACCTCACTTTAACAGGCACAACCAATATTAGTGGTACGGGGAATATCTTAAACAATGTCATCAGGGGTAATAGTGGTAATAATCGCCTTAATGGTGGTGATGGTAACGATACCTTAATCGGTGGTGAGGGGAATGATACCTTATCAGGAGGAGTGGGTGCCGATAGTATGGTAGGGGGTAGTGGAAATGATCTTTACGGTGTAGATCATCCGGGGGATGTGATTGTGGAAGCCTTGAATGGTGGTATTGATACCGTGAATAGTTCCATTACCTACACACTGGGAGCAAACTTAGAAAACCTCACTTTAACAGGCACAACCAATATTAGTGGTACGGGGAATATCTTAAATAACGTCATCACTGGTAACAGTGGCAATAATCGCCTTATCGGTGGTGATGGTAACGATACCCTCATTGGTGGTGCAGGTAACGATACCTTATCAGGAGGCACGGGTGCGGATAGTATGATCGGAGGATTAGGAAATGATCTTTACGGTGTAGATCATCCGGGGGATATGATTGTGGAAGCCTTGAATGGTGGTATTGATACCGTGAATAGTTCCATTACCTACACACTGGGAGCAAACTTAGAAAACCTCACTTTAACAGGCACAACCAATATTAGTGGTACGGGTAATACCTTAAATAATGTTATCATCGGTAATAGTGGTAATAATATTCTGACAGGAGGAGCTGGTAACGATACCCTAACGGGGGGAGGAGGCAATGATACCCTTATCGGTGGTATTGGTAATGATACCCTGACGGGAGGCTCTGGTAATGACTTTTTCCGCTTTAATTCTTCCAATGAAGGGCTCGATCGAATTACCGACTTTAGCGTCATTGATGACACTATCTTAATTAGCCGTAGTGGTTTTGGCGGTGGTTTAACAGTTGGTACACTATTATCAACTCAGTTTATCATAGGTGCATCTGCTACTACTTCCGCTCATCGTTTCATTTATAATTCTAGTACTGGAGGGTTATTCTTTGATGTTGACGGTAGTGGTGCGACTTCTGCGGTACAATTTGCGACTTTAAGTACTGGTTTAGCCTTAACTAATGCTGATATTGTCGTAATCTAG
- a CDS encoding MFS transporter, with product MNNLNSQVWILAGGRLLLQFGTGFTLFYAPIFFVNQLGFSPTMVGIALGSASVSGILGRFLGGSWSDSPAWGRKKILLLSAVISAIADIFLASAHSYSFLLWGNLLMGLGIGFYWPPAEALVADLTTPNQRNSAFAISRLADNLGLGLGIVIGGWLISVTNNYRLLFIIDGFSFVVFYIVISFTIQETAQNFPESQGKWQGWDKALQDKSLWIFCVVNIMFTTYISQIQTTLPLYLTNFTLNNQFSIENISSLFSLHIIFAALFQLPMLKILNHLDRIQGLTFSLMMWGISFSLIWITGNMAQFAFYYALFGVLIASIALISYNPPASALIVDLAPVSLRGIYFAINSQCWAIGYLIGPPLGGWVLDRAAPFHDRAAPFHDQGIIYAHNFWLILGFSVFIAMGILQYLKYSLNLSKS from the coding sequence ATGAATAATCTTAATTCTCAAGTCTGGATATTAGCAGGAGGAAGGTTATTATTACAATTTGGTACTGGTTTTACCTTATTTTATGCTCCTATTTTCTTTGTTAATCAGTTAGGGTTTTCCCCGACTATGGTAGGGATTGCACTGGGTAGTGCATCGGTATCAGGAATTTTGGGACGCTTTTTAGGAGGAAGTTGGAGCGATTCTCCGGCATGGGGTAGAAAAAAAATTCTTTTACTCTCTGCGGTAATAAGTGCGATCGCCGATATATTTTTAGCTTCAGCACATAGTTACAGTTTTTTGTTATGGGGAAACCTGTTAATGGGCTTGGGTATTGGCTTTTATTGGCCTCCTGCGGAAGCCTTAGTGGCGGATTTAACCACTCCAAATCAAAGAAATTCCGCTTTTGCCATCAGTCGTCTGGCGGATAACTTAGGCTTGGGATTGGGTATTGTTATCGGTGGTTGGCTTATTAGTGTGACGAATAATTATCGTCTTTTGTTTATTATTGATGGTTTTTCTTTTGTCGTTTTTTATATAGTCATTTCTTTTACTATTCAAGAAACTGCACAAAATTTTCCTGAATCTCAAGGAAAGTGGCAAGGTTGGGATAAGGCTTTACAAGATAAAAGTTTATGGATTTTTTGCGTGGTAAATATTATGTTTACTACTTATATCTCTCAAATTCAAACGACTCTACCTCTTTATTTGACTAACTTTACCCTTAATAATCAATTTTCCATCGAAAATATCAGCAGTTTATTTAGTTTACACATCATTTTTGCGGCGCTGTTTCAATTACCCATGTTGAAGATTTTAAATCATCTCGATCGTATTCAAGGGTTGACTTTTTCTTTGATGATGTGGGGTATTAGTTTTAGTTTAATTTGGATTACTGGTAATATGGCTCAATTTGCCTTTTATTATGCTCTTTTTGGGGTTTTAATCGCTTCCATCGCTTTGATAAGCTATAATCCTCCAGCTTCTGCTTTAATAGTAGATTTAGCTCCAGTTTCCTTACGAGGAATTTACTTTGCCATTAACTCTCAATGTTGGGCGATAGGTTATTTAATTGGTCCTCCTTTGGGGGGTTGGGTACTCGATCGAGCAGCGCCGTTTCACGATCGCGCAGCGCCGTTTCACGATCAAGGTATAATTTATGCACATAATTTCTGGTTAATCTTAGGGTTTAGTGTATTTATCGCTATGGGAATTTTACAATATTTAAAATATTCTCTAAACCTCAGTAAATCATAA
- a CDS encoding DUF4351 domain-containing protein has protein sequence MTEINANYDEPWKEAIGDYFDKFLDFFFPDVYNLIDWLKPITSLDKELQKITADSDDSKRLVDKLFQVCLKDEQEVWILVHIEVQSQYDSDFNQRMFIYHYRAFDLYRKPVISLAILGDEKEKWRPSNYGYDLGGCQLNLNFPTIKLLDYQEKWEELERNLNPFAMMIMAHLKTKATTSNLTEREQWKWYLIRSLYDKKYSKLEIVKLFKFIDAMMTLPSLLQQDLNKKIIKYEEEKIMPLISPFEQMAEERGLQQRIDRDKELIIRLIQRKLGVINKDLQMQVKALNIEDLEILAEELFDMDSVEDLQQWLSKF, from the coding sequence ATGACAGAAATAAACGCTAATTATGATGAACCATGGAAAGAAGCTATAGGAGACTATTTCGATAAATTTCTCGACTTCTTCTTTCCAGATGTATATAACTTAATTGACTGGTTAAAACCAATAACATCTTTAGATAAAGAATTGCAAAAAATCACTGCCGATTCCGATGATAGTAAAAGATTGGTGGATAAACTATTTCAAGTGTGCTTGAAAGATGAACAAGAAGTGTGGATTTTAGTTCACATCGAAGTACAAAGTCAGTATGATAGCGACTTTAATCAAAGAATGTTTATTTATCATTATCGTGCTTTTGACTTGTATCGAAAACCAGTAATTAGCCTTGCTATACTGGGAGACGAAAAGGAAAAATGGCGACCATCCAATTATGGTTATGATTTAGGAGGATGTCAACTGAATCTTAATTTTCCCACGATCAAATTATTAGATTATCAAGAAAAATGGGAAGAATTAGAAAGAAATTTAAACCCTTTTGCCATGATGATAATGGCTCATTTAAAAACGAAAGCTACCACCAGTAACTTAACAGAAAGAGAGCAATGGAAATGGTATTTAATCAGAAGTTTATACGATAAAAAATACAGTAAATTAGAAATAGTAAAACTGTTTAAATTTATCGATGCTATGATGACTTTACCATCATTGTTACAGCAAGATTTGAACAAAAAAATTATTAAATACGAGGAGGAAAAAATTATGCCCTTAATTAGTCCTTTTGAACAAATGGCGGAAGAAAGAGGTTTACAGCAAAGGATCGATCGAGATAAAGAATTAATTATTCGTTTAATTCAAAGAAAATTAGGAGTAATTAATAAAGATTTACAAATGCAAGTAAAAGCATTAAATATTGAGGATTTAGAAATCTTAGCAGAGGAGTTATTTGACATGGATTCTGTGGAAGATTTACAACAATGGTTAAGTAAGTTCTAA
- the nadB gene encoding L-aspartate oxidase, with protein MNHKYSFPHSFDVIIIGSGAAGLYSALCLPDNLRVAVITKDKLKKGASDWAQGGIAAAIDPDDSSQLHLEDTLKAGAGLCDAQAVKYLVENAVISIQSLLKMGVDFDKDNGELATTLEAAHSFPRVLHAADTTGRAIVSILRQKVLESQHISVYEQAYALNLWLDDDKKQCQGVCLLYENGIHWLKAQGVILATGGGGQVFAHTTNPQVSTGDGVALAWRAGAVLRDLEFVQFHPTALDRENAPHFLISEAVRGEGAHLIDKDGRRFAFDYHPKGELAPRDIVSRSIYNHLHKVSNDPVHDKVYLDLRSIPVPRIEYRFPNIINKCKQWGIDLFSQSIPVSPAAHYWMGGVKVNLNNETSIKGLYAIGETASTGVHGANRLASNSLLECVVFAESFRNLSLDSRLIEESLPLVSESVNDDWGKEMPLIQQIRQDLPIVVWEGAGICRTQVGLESSIEQIVTWRNQLKSLAIYQWLTELSPSQQYELKSPQGEEYLKLTAETLNLIDIGYLILKSALFREESRGGHYRLDYPHSNDNWLTHTLVQNDHWQQSN; from the coding sequence TTGAATCATAAATATTCTTTTCCCCATAGCTTTGATGTTATCATCATCGGTTCAGGTGCGGCAGGTTTATATTCTGCTTTATGTCTTCCTGATAATTTGCGTGTTGCAGTTATCACTAAAGATAAATTGAAAAAAGGTGCGAGTGATTGGGCGCAAGGAGGCATTGCGGCGGCGATCGATCCTGATGATTCATCACAACTTCACTTAGAAGATACTTTGAAGGCGGGTGCAGGTTTATGTGATGCACAAGCTGTTAAATATTTAGTGGAAAATGCGGTAATTTCGATTCAATCTTTGTTAAAAATGGGGGTGGATTTTGATAAGGATAATGGAGAGTTAGCGACTACTTTGGAGGCTGCCCATTCTTTCCCTAGGGTGCTTCATGCGGCGGATACTACGGGAAGGGCGATCGTATCTATCCTAAGACAAAAAGTGTTAGAAAGTCAACATATTAGCGTTTATGAACAAGCCTATGCTCTGAATTTATGGTTAGATGACGATAAAAAACAATGTCAGGGAGTTTGTTTATTATACGAAAATGGCATTCATTGGCTAAAAGCACAAGGGGTTATTTTAGCCACAGGTGGAGGAGGGCAGGTTTTTGCCCATACCACTAACCCCCAAGTTAGCACGGGAGATGGTGTTGCTTTAGCTTGGCGCGCAGGTGCGGTGTTACGAGATTTAGAGTTTGTACAATTTCACCCTACGGCTTTAGATAGAGAAAACGCTCCTCATTTTTTGATTAGTGAAGCGGTGAGGGGTGAGGGTGCGCATTTAATTGATAAGGATGGAAGACGTTTTGCTTTTGATTATCACCCCAAAGGAGAGTTAGCACCTAGAGACATTGTGAGTCGATCGATCTATAATCATTTACATAAGGTTAGTAATGATCCTGTCCATGATAAGGTATATTTGGACTTACGATCGATTCCCGTGCCTCGTATCGAATACCGTTTTCCCAATATCATCAATAAATGTAAACAGTGGGGCATCGACTTATTTTCACAATCCATTCCCGTATCTCCTGCCGCCCATTATTGGATGGGGGGAGTAAAAGTCAATCTGAATAATGAGACTTCGATTAAGGGGTTATACGCCATCGGCGAAACCGCTAGTACTGGTGTTCACGGTGCAAATCGTTTAGCCAGTAATTCTCTGTTGGAGTGTGTGGTGTTTGCTGAAAGTTTCCGCAATTTAAGCCTTGATTCTAGGTTAATAGAAGAATCATTGCCTTTAGTTTCTGAGTCTGTTAATGATGATTGGGGAAAAGAGATGCCTTTAATTCAACAAATTCGTCAAGATTTACCCATTGTTGTGTGGGAGGGAGCTGGAATTTGTCGCACTCAAGTAGGTTTAGAAAGCTCGATCGAACAAATAGTAACTTGGCGCAATCAATTAAAATCCTTAGCAATTTATCAATGGCTGACAGAATTATCACCCTCTCAACAGTATGAATTAAAGTCACCCCAAGGAGAGGAGTACTTGAAATTAACCGCAGAAACCCTTAATTTAATAGATATAGGTTATTTAATCCTCAAAAGTGCGCTTTTTCGAGAAGAAAGTCGAGGAGGACATTATCGTTTAGACTATCCCCATAGTAATGATAATTGGTTAACCCATACTTTAGTTCAAAATGATCATTGGCAACAAAGCAATTAA
- a CDS encoding shikimate dehydrogenase, producing the protein MMNIKGTTKLLGIIGYPIEHSKSPLMQNAAIEVLNLDYVYVPFEVKKEDLETVFKGFQAINLRGFNVTIPHKENVLPLLTKITESAKKIGAVNTVWLTEEGWHGTNTDIDGFIAPLQELNRDWSKIVPLILGAGGASRAVIVGCEELGCEEIRVIGRDLARLEAFKASFAESNLNCSISVDSWDKLTELIPDSELIVNTTPLGMSPNVDISPLTSEQNSLIKESSIVYDLIYTPRPTLFLQEAQKQGAIIVDGSEMLVQQGAIAFEIWTGEKPDVEVMRQALLNK; encoded by the coding sequence ATCATGAACATAAAGGGTACAACAAAATTATTAGGTATTATTGGCTATCCCATTGAGCATTCTAAGTCGCCGTTGATGCAAAATGCGGCGATCGAGGTGCTAAACTTAGATTATGTATATGTCCCCTTTGAGGTAAAAAAAGAGGATTTAGAGACGGTTTTTAAAGGGTTTCAGGCAATAAACTTGAGGGGTTTTAACGTTACCATTCCCCATAAAGAAAATGTGCTTCCCCTCTTGACAAAAATCACAGAATCTGCTAAGAAAATTGGTGCTGTCAATACTGTCTGGTTAACAGAAGAAGGTTGGCACGGCACAAATACCGATATTGATGGTTTTATTGCACCCTTGCAAGAATTAAATAGAGATTGGAGTAAAATTGTACCCTTGATATTGGGTGCTGGGGGCGCAAGTCGAGCGGTAATTGTGGGCTGTGAGGAGTTGGGCTGTGAGGAAATCAGAGTAATTGGTAGAGATTTGGCTAGGTTAGAAGCATTTAAGGCTAGTTTCGCTGAAAGTAACTTAAATTGCTCTATTTCTGTTGATTCTTGGGATAAGTTAACGGAGTTAATTCCTGATAGTGAATTGATTGTTAATACTACTCCTCTGGGAATGTCTCCGAATGTTGACATTTCTCCCTTGACTTCCGAGCAAAATAGTTTGATTAAAGAGAGTTCGATCGTCTATGATTTAATTTATACTCCTCGCCCGACTTTATTTTTACAAGAAGCTCAAAAACAGGGGGCAATTATTGTTGATGGTAGTGAAATGTTAGTGCAACAAGGTGCCATCGCTTTTGAAATTTGGACAGGGGAAAAACCTGACGTTGAAGTTATGCGTCAAGCGTTGTTAAATAAATAA